The Dunckerocampus dactyliophorus isolate RoL2022-P2 chromosome 13, RoL_Ddac_1.1, whole genome shotgun sequence genome window below encodes:
- the lgals3b gene encoding galectin-3b, whose translation MPFTQNIPRGLEAGTNIIINANIKDKADKFIVDLGASGDLAFHFNPRFNEYGKKVIVRNSRIRNKWGQEERDLARFPFMAGQPFQMRIQCTDKMFQVFVNNNHLLDFKHRMANLRNIDKLSIFNDVTLSQVNIIPA comes from the exons ATGCCTTTCACCCAAAACATTCCTCGTGGATTGGAAGCAGGAACAAACATCATCATCAATGCAAACATCAAAGACAAAGCTGATAA GTTCATCGTGGACCTTGGAGCATCGGGGGATTTGGCGTTCCATTTTAACCCTCGCTTCAATGAGTACGGGAAGAAGGTCATCGTGAGGAACAGCAGGATAAGAAACAAGTGGGGGCAGGAGGAACGAGACCTTGCTCGCTTCCCCTTCATGGCGGGTCAGCCCTTCCAG ATGAGGATCCAGTGCACAGACAAGATGTTTCAGGTGTTTGTCAACAACAATCACCTGCTGGACTTCAAGCATCGCATGGCAAATTTGAGAAACATCGACAAGCTGAGCATCTTCAACGACGTCACACTGTCGCAGGTCAACATCATCCCGGCCTGA